The following are encoded in a window of Streptomyces sp. Go-475 genomic DNA:
- a CDS encoding metallophosphoesterase, translated as MRLLLMSDTHLPKRARELPAPLLAELPRADVVFHAGDWVDTATLDLLEARSRRLVAVYGNNDGPDLRARLPEVAYAELGGLRFGVIHETGPAQGRERRCAARFPDLDVLVFGHSHIPWDTTAPTGLRLLNPGSPTDRRRQPHCTYLTATVADGRLSDVELHRLPPRPPR; from the coding sequence GTGCGCCTGCTCCTCATGTCCGACACCCACCTGCCCAAGCGGGCCAGGGAACTGCCCGCCCCTCTGCTGGCCGAACTGCCGCGGGCCGACGTCGTCTTCCACGCCGGCGACTGGGTCGACACGGCCACCCTCGACCTGCTGGAGGCCCGCTCCCGCAGACTCGTCGCCGTGTACGGCAACAACGACGGGCCGGACCTGCGCGCCCGGCTGCCCGAGGTGGCGTACGCGGAACTGGGCGGGCTGCGCTTCGGCGTGATCCACGAGACGGGCCCCGCCCAGGGCCGCGAGCGGCGCTGCGCCGCCCGCTTCCCCGACCTCGACGTGCTGGTCTTCGGCCACAGCCACATCCCCTGGGACACCACCGCGCCCACCGGCCTGCGGCTGCTCAACCCCGGTTCGCCGACCGACCGCCGCCGGCAGCCGCACTGCACGTACCTGACCGCCACCGTCGCCGACGGCCGGCTCAGCGACGTGGAACTGCACCGGCTGCCGCCCCGCCCACCGCGCTGA
- the rfbC gene encoding dTDP-4-dehydrorhamnose 3,5-epimerase, translated as MRPLGIKGAWVLEPKVFPDDRGSFHEWFRGREFREATGRDLSLAQANCSVSRRGVLRGVHFADVPPSQAKYVTCVRGAVLDVVIDIRVGSPTYGTWEAARLDDDTRHAVFLSEGLGHAFMALTDDATVVYLCSEGYAPDREHGIHPLDPALGIEWPEGITPILSPKDEQAPTLAEAERQGLLPSYEACLAYDEELRRGTGA; from the coding sequence ATGCGACCACTGGGGATAAAGGGCGCCTGGGTTCTGGAACCCAAGGTCTTCCCGGACGACCGGGGCAGCTTCCACGAGTGGTTCCGGGGTCGGGAGTTCCGCGAGGCCACGGGCCGTGACCTGTCCCTGGCGCAGGCCAACTGCTCGGTCTCCCGGCGGGGCGTGCTGCGCGGTGTGCACTTCGCCGACGTGCCGCCCAGCCAGGCCAAGTACGTCACCTGTGTGCGCGGTGCCGTCCTGGACGTGGTGATCGACATCCGCGTGGGCTCGCCCACGTACGGCACGTGGGAGGCGGCCCGGCTCGACGACGACACCCGGCACGCGGTGTTCCTCTCGGAGGGCCTGGGCCACGCCTTCATGGCCCTGACCGACGACGCGACGGTGGTGTACCTCTGCTCGGAGGGCTACGCCCCGGACCGCGAGCACGGCATCCACCCGCTCGACCCGGCCCTGGGCATCGAGTGGCCCGAGGGGATCACCCCGATCCTCTCCCCCAAGGACGAGCAGGCCCCGACCCTGGCGGAGGCGGAACGGCAGGGCCTGCTGCCGTCGTACGAGGCGTGCCTGGCGTACGACGAGGAGCTGCGGCGCGGCACGGGCGCCTGA
- a CDS encoding glycosyltransferase family A protein: protein MPVKVSVIIPVYNPGIYIEDCISSLQRQSLPPDEYEVIFVDDGSTDETPARLDRLAAEDPRMKVIHQENSGWSGKPRNVGIEASRGEFVMFVDNDDYLGDEALERMYEYGVANGADVIVGKMAGKGRGVPVELFRRNHPRATVSNAPLIDSLTPHKMIRRAFLDRIGLRFPEGRRRLEDHVFIAEAYLRAENVSVLSDYVCYYHLRRDDGSNAGFERFDPVGYFKNLREALDVVERYTEPGPVRDKLFRRWLRVEMVERLRARRFLNLPDDYRRELFAEIHEVVVERFGPGVAAGLQPTQQVVAALTAADRYDDVVSFAQWEAGLAPRATPGEVEWREGSLRVSFTAEYLSGGEPMAFPADAEATPLTDAPKDVPEAVAWVSSETAARFGQATADLLLRERSSAAQYFQPVEFSRETVPVDGGEEVRLVLRATATVDPADLPGDGVWDAVVRVKLGGWTKECRLGPAAGPDRPAPGAGVVGERAVLPYWTDPHGNLSLELGTRSKRLGLGGVQLGDVTVSEGVFRVRLPLHVPGDTDVRLRFVSSNRIVETPGTLSPGAEGAGSVLTAALPAEDLSSGSWRVALCPTPGADGARFTGLPFALRAGDGSVLVTPVSGPGAALRLARRARRVLGAARRKVVSRIRTGGQ, encoded by the coding sequence ATGCCGGTCAAGGTCAGCGTCATCATCCCCGTCTACAACCCGGGGATCTACATCGAGGACTGCATCTCCTCGCTGCAGCGGCAGTCGCTGCCTCCCGACGAGTACGAGGTGATCTTCGTCGACGACGGCTCGACCGACGAGACCCCGGCCCGGCTCGACCGGCTCGCCGCCGAGGACCCCCGGATGAAGGTCATCCACCAGGAGAACTCCGGCTGGTCGGGCAAGCCCCGCAACGTCGGCATCGAGGCCTCCCGCGGCGAGTTCGTCATGTTCGTCGACAACGACGACTACCTGGGCGACGAGGCCCTGGAGCGGATGTACGAGTACGGCGTGGCCAACGGCGCCGACGTGATCGTGGGCAAGATGGCCGGCAAGGGCCGCGGGGTGCCGGTGGAGCTGTTCCGCCGCAACCACCCGCGGGCCACGGTCTCGAACGCCCCGCTCATCGACAGCCTCACCCCGCACAAGATGATCCGCCGGGCCTTCCTGGACCGCATCGGCCTGCGCTTCCCCGAGGGCAGGCGGCGGCTGGAGGACCACGTCTTCATCGCCGAGGCGTATCTGCGCGCGGAGAACGTCTCCGTGCTCAGCGACTACGTCTGCTACTACCACCTGCGGCGGGACGACGGCTCCAACGCCGGCTTCGAGCGCTTCGATCCCGTCGGCTACTTCAAGAACCTCCGCGAGGCCCTCGACGTCGTCGAGCGCTACACCGAGCCCGGCCCGGTGCGCGACAAGCTCTTCCGGCGCTGGCTGCGGGTGGAGATGGTCGAGCGGCTGCGGGCCCGGCGTTTTCTGAACCTGCCGGACGACTACCGCCGGGAGCTGTTCGCGGAGATCCACGAGGTCGTCGTCGAGCGCTTCGGCCCCGGTGTGGCGGCCGGTCTGCAGCCGACGCAGCAGGTCGTCGCCGCGCTGACGGCGGCCGACCGGTACGACGACGTGGTGTCCTTCGCCCAGTGGGAGGCGGGACTCGCCCCGCGGGCGACCCCCGGCGAGGTGGAGTGGCGGGAGGGCTCCCTGCGGGTCTCCTTCACGGCCGAGTACCTCTCCGGCGGCGAGCCGATGGCCTTCCCCGCCGACGCCGAGGCGACGCCGCTGACCGACGCGCCGAAGGACGTGCCGGAGGCGGTGGCGTGGGTGTCCTCCGAGACCGCCGCGCGCTTCGGGCAGGCCACGGCCGATCTGCTGCTGCGGGAACGCTCCAGCGCCGCGCAGTACTTCCAGCCGGTGGAGTTCAGCCGGGAGACCGTGCCCGTCGACGGCGGCGAGGAGGTCCGGCTGGTGCTGCGGGCGACCGCCACCGTCGACCCGGCCGACCTGCCGGGCGACGGTGTCTGGGACGCGGTCGTGCGGGTCAAGCTCGGCGGGTGGACCAAGGAGTGCCGCCTGGGCCCGGCGGCCGGGCCGGACCGGCCCGCCCCCGGGGCGGGTGTCGTCGGCGAGCGCGCGGTCCTGCCGTACTGGACGGACCCGCACGGCAACCTCTCCCTGGAACTGGGTACGCGGAGCAAGCGGCTCGGGCTGGGCGGCGTGCAGTTGGGGGACGTCACGGTCTCCGAGGGAGTGTTCCGGGTGCGGCTTCCCCTGCACGTGCCCGGTGACACGGACGTCCGGCTGAGGTTCGTCTCCTCGAACCGCATCGTCGAGACGCCGGGCACGCTCTCCCCGGGTGCCGAGGGGGCGGGCTCGGTCCTGACGGCCGCGCTGCCCGCCGAGGACCTGTCGAGCGGCAGCTGGCGGGTGGCCCTGTGCCCGACGCCGGGCGCCGACGGGGCCCGCTTCACCGGACTGCCGTTCGCCCTGCGCGCCGGGGACGGGAGCGTCCTCGTGACGCCGGTGTCCGGGCCGGGTGCCGCGCTGCGCCTGGCACGGCGTGCGCGGCGGGTGCTCGGGGCCGCGCGCCGGAAGGTGGTTTCCCGTATCAGGACCGGAGGGCAGTGA
- the rfbB gene encoding dTDP-glucose 4,6-dehydratase, with protein MNLLVTGAAGFIGSRYVRALLAQDAPDAPRVTVLDKLTYAGTLDNLELTHPRLEFVQGDICDAELVDKLMADADQVVHFAAESHVDRSITGAADFVRTNVLGTQTLLDAALRHGVGPFVHVSTDEVYGSIESGSWPETHPLQPNSPYSASKASSDLLALAYHRTHGLDVRVTRCSNNYGPHQFPEKVIPLFVTNLLDGHKVPLYGEGRNVRDWLHVDDHCQGVDLVRTKGRPGEVYNIGGGTELTNKELTGLLLQACGADWDRVEYVEDRKGHDLRYSVDWSKARDELGYRPRHDFTTGLAETVAWYRDNRAWWEPLKRRVAQERA; from the coding sequence ATGAACCTCCTCGTCACCGGCGCCGCCGGGTTCATCGGCTCCCGCTACGTCCGCGCACTCCTCGCCCAGGACGCACCCGACGCGCCACGCGTCACCGTGCTGGACAAGCTCACCTACGCCGGCACCCTCGACAACCTCGAACTGACCCACCCCCGGCTGGAGTTCGTCCAGGGCGACATCTGCGACGCCGAACTGGTCGACAAGCTCATGGCCGACGCGGACCAGGTCGTGCACTTCGCCGCCGAGTCCCACGTGGACCGCTCGATCACCGGCGCCGCCGACTTCGTCCGCACCAACGTGCTGGGCACCCAGACCCTGCTGGACGCCGCCCTGCGCCACGGCGTGGGCCCCTTCGTGCACGTCTCCACCGACGAGGTCTACGGCTCCATCGAGTCCGGCTCCTGGCCGGAGACCCACCCCCTCCAGCCGAACTCCCCGTACTCCGCCTCCAAGGCCTCCTCCGACCTGCTCGCCCTCGCCTACCACCGCACCCACGGCCTGGACGTGCGCGTCACGCGCTGCTCCAACAACTACGGCCCGCACCAGTTCCCCGAGAAGGTCATCCCGCTCTTCGTCACCAACCTCCTCGACGGGCACAAGGTGCCGCTGTACGGCGAGGGCCGCAACGTCCGCGACTGGCTGCACGTCGACGACCACTGCCAGGGCGTCGACCTCGTCCGCACCAAGGGCCGGCCCGGCGAGGTCTACAACATCGGCGGCGGCACCGAGCTGACCAACAAGGAACTCACCGGCCTGCTGCTCCAGGCCTGCGGAGCCGACTGGGACCGGGTCGAGTACGTCGAGGACCGCAAGGGCCACGACCTGCGCTACTCCGTCGACTGGTCCAAGGCCCGCGACGAACTCGGCTACCGCCCCCGCCACGACTTCACCACCGGCCTCGCCGAGACCGTCGCCTGGTACCGCGACAACCGCGCCTGGTGGGAGCCCCTGAAGCGGCGCGTCGCCCAGGAGCGCGCATGA
- the rfbD gene encoding dTDP-4-dehydrorhamnose reductase translates to MRWLITGAGGMLGRDVVDELTRRGETVAGLDRAALDITRPEAVDAAVREHRPDLVVNCAAYTAVDDAETDEARAREINGDGPRLLARACAAHGARLVHVSTDYVFDGEARTAPYPEDHPTGPRTAYGRTKLAGERAVLEELPGASAVVRTAWLYGVHGANFVRTMIGLEARRDTVDVVDDQRGQPTWSADVAERIADLGPRLGPDAHGVFHATSSGEATWYELAREVFSLLGADPDRVRPTSSAAFPRPAPRPAYSALAHRRWQEIGLPLPRDWRSALHEALPRIRKEGPLRETP, encoded by the coding sequence ATGAGGTGGCTGATCACCGGAGCGGGCGGGATGCTCGGCCGGGACGTCGTCGACGAACTCACCCGGCGGGGCGAGACCGTCGCGGGCCTCGACCGCGCCGCCCTCGACATCACCCGCCCCGAGGCCGTCGACGCGGCCGTGCGGGAGCACCGCCCCGACCTCGTCGTCAACTGCGCCGCCTACACGGCCGTCGACGACGCCGAGACCGACGAGGCCCGCGCACGGGAGATCAACGGCGACGGCCCGCGCCTGCTCGCCCGGGCCTGCGCCGCACACGGCGCCCGCCTGGTCCACGTCTCCACGGACTACGTCTTCGACGGCGAGGCCCGCACCGCCCCCTACCCGGAGGACCACCCGACGGGCCCGCGCACCGCCTACGGCCGCACCAAGCTGGCCGGGGAGCGGGCCGTGCTCGAAGAGCTGCCCGGGGCGAGCGCGGTCGTGCGCACGGCTTGGCTCTACGGGGTCCACGGCGCTAACTTCGTGCGGACCATGATCGGTCTCGAAGCCCGCCGCGACACCGTCGACGTCGTCGACGACCAGCGCGGGCAGCCCACCTGGAGCGCGGACGTCGCCGAGCGGATCGCCGACCTCGGCCCCCGGCTCGGTCCCGACGCGCACGGCGTCTTCCACGCCACCAGCTCCGGTGAGGCCACCTGGTACGAGCTGGCCCGAGAGGTGTTCTCCCTGCTCGGCGCCGACCCGGACCGGGTGCGCCCCACCAGCAGCGCGGCCTTCCCCCGGCCCGCGCCCCGCCCGGCGTACAGCGCCCTCGCACACCGCCGGTGGCAGGAGATCGGCCTGCCGCTGCCGCGCGACTGGCGCTCCGCCCTGCACGAAGCACTGCCCCGCATCCGCAAGGAAGGTCCTCTTCGTGAAACGCCATGA
- a CDS encoding SpoIIE family protein phosphatase gives MANVVSQGAQERGTRTLRAESALKAIAVDQESPERVRRVLEQALVFAGASFVAVYTPSEDGELLCLMESAGVPRTLYGLRDSYPRAGRSPAAEAHRDGRPVSLGPAELAEHAQARRVPARDFFLTALPVRGDGGGCLLAVSERPEGFDTDDRECLELISEAVAFPAPAALVEGGDLPPGAFTLAMDTGRVRVGDDLLDLFGLDPVEFDGRVETLLSLTVPEDLPSLMSVVEADHMSIGDRELEFRVLQPTGPPKWLRLRGRLLPGGEGHPARLVGTVADASTLRSDVTDVARVQRLAAALATAVTVRDVGKAVVAALRRPLRADRIALAELESERLVVTVLDPPEPEAWPQLWRTEWRGEWPDAPVRAMPTLAAALREGRARIWPAGSPLERALAEVGPGGLAVLPLPAGNRMAGACLIGWDTPHDFGADERALLTACAGLAGQALVRARAFDAEHELVGMLQRQLLPRRLPRLPGAVAVARYLPSTAGLELGGDWYDVIPLPDHHVALVIGDVQGHSAGAATLMGQMRTALRAYAVEGHPPDVVVAHANRLLTDMESDLFATCCYVDVDLEEGSAWCVRAGHPPPVLRYPDGGTEIAEAEGGPPLGVITQADFPMSPLRLPPGTLIALATDGLVESPDADIDEGMDRLAARLGAAAPGDLGRVADALLGNARRSDDVALLLMRYDGLTLRPLRESWTVWRVPQAVGHARRFARRTLRAWGVTEHFDAALLVVSELVTNALVHTDGRVRMDLTLVNNRLRIAVADASPRSPVRPASIGWEATGGRGILLVEALSATWGTLPVSGGKQVWAELVLGR, from the coding sequence ATGGCCAACGTGGTCAGTCAGGGCGCCCAGGAGCGCGGAACGCGAACGCTGCGTGCCGAAAGTGCCCTCAAGGCGATCGCGGTCGATCAGGAGTCGCCCGAACGGGTGCGCCGCGTCCTCGAACAGGCGCTCGTCTTCGCCGGGGCGTCCTTCGTCGCCGTGTACACGCCCAGCGAGGACGGCGAGCTGCTGTGCCTGATGGAGTCGGCCGGGGTCCCGAGGACGCTGTACGGACTGCGTGACAGCTATCCCCGCGCCGGGCGCTCCCCGGCCGCCGAGGCCCACCGCGACGGACGGCCGGTCTCCCTGGGCCCGGCGGAACTCGCCGAGCACGCCCAGGCGCGGCGCGTCCCGGCCCGGGACTTCTTCCTGACGGCCCTGCCCGTGCGCGGGGACGGCGGCGGCTGCCTGCTCGCCGTGAGCGAGCGCCCCGAGGGGTTCGACACCGACGACCGCGAGTGCCTGGAGCTGATCTCCGAGGCGGTCGCCTTCCCCGCCCCGGCCGCCCTCGTCGAGGGCGGTGACCTGCCGCCGGGCGCGTTCACCCTCGCCATGGACACCGGCCGCGTCCGCGTCGGGGACGACCTGCTCGACCTGTTCGGACTCGACCCCGTGGAGTTCGACGGCCGCGTCGAGACCCTGCTGAGCCTGACCGTGCCGGAGGACCTGCCCTCGTTGATGTCCGTGGTGGAGGCCGACCACATGTCCATCGGCGACCGCGAGCTGGAGTTCCGGGTGCTCCAGCCCACCGGGCCGCCGAAGTGGCTCCGGCTGCGCGGGCGCCTCCTGCCCGGCGGCGAAGGCCACCCGGCACGGCTCGTGGGCACCGTCGCCGACGCCTCCACCCTGCGCTCCGACGTCACCGACGTGGCCCGCGTGCAGCGCCTCGCCGCCGCGCTGGCCACCGCCGTCACCGTCCGCGACGTCGGCAAGGCCGTGGTCGCCGCCCTGCGCCGGCCGCTCAGGGCCGACCGGATCGCGCTCGCCGAGCTGGAGAGCGAGCGGCTCGTCGTCACCGTCCTCGACCCGCCCGAACCCGAGGCATGGCCCCAGCTGTGGCGCACGGAGTGGCGCGGTGAGTGGCCCGACGCGCCCGTGCGCGCCATGCCCACCCTCGCCGCCGCGCTGCGCGAGGGCCGCGCCCGGATCTGGCCCGCCGGCAGCCCCCTGGAACGCGCCCTGGCCGAGGTCGGCCCCGGCGGCCTCGCCGTGCTGCCGCTGCCCGCCGGGAACCGCATGGCCGGCGCGTGCCTGATCGGCTGGGACACCCCGCACGACTTCGGCGCCGACGAACGCGCCCTGCTCACCGCCTGCGCCGGCCTCGCCGGACAGGCCCTGGTGCGGGCCCGCGCCTTCGACGCCGAGCACGAACTCGTCGGCATGCTCCAGCGCCAGCTGCTGCCCCGCCGCCTGCCCCGGCTGCCGGGCGCGGTGGCCGTCGCCCGCTACCTGCCCAGCACGGCGGGGCTGGAGCTCGGCGGCGACTGGTACGACGTCATTCCGCTGCCCGACCACCACGTCGCCCTCGTCATCGGAGACGTCCAGGGCCACAGCGCCGGGGCCGCCACCCTCATGGGGCAGATGCGCACCGCCCTGCGCGCCTACGCCGTCGAGGGCCATCCGCCGGACGTGGTGGTCGCGCACGCCAACCGGCTGCTCACCGACATGGAGAGCGACCTCTTCGCCACCTGCTGCTACGTCGACGTCGACCTGGAGGAGGGCTCCGCCTGGTGCGTGCGCGCCGGGCACCCGCCGCCGGTGCTGCGCTACCCCGACGGCGGGACCGAGATCGCGGAGGCCGAGGGCGGCCCGCCCCTCGGGGTGATCACGCAGGCCGACTTCCCGATGAGCCCGCTGCGGCTGCCGCCCGGCACCCTCATCGCCCTGGCCACGGACGGGCTCGTCGAGTCACCCGACGCCGACATCGACGAGGGCATGGACCGCCTCGCCGCCCGGCTGGGCGCCGCCGCCCCCGGCGACCTCGGGCGGGTCGCCGACGCCCTCCTCGGCAACGCCCGGCGCAGCGACGACGTCGCCCTGCTCCTGATGCGCTACGACGGCCTGACCCTGCGGCCGCTGCGGGAGAGCTGGACGGTGTGGCGGGTGCCGCAGGCGGTCGGGCACGCCCGCCGCTTCGCCCGGCGCACCCTGCGCGCCTGGGGCGTCACCGAACACTTCGACGCGGCCCTCCTCGTCGTCTCCGAACTCGTCACCAACGCCCTCGTCCACACCGACGGCCGGGTCCGCATGGACCTCACCCTCGTCAACAACCGCCTGCGCATCGCGGTCGCCGACGCCTCGCCGCGCTCCCCGGTCCGGCCGGCCAGCATCGGCTGGGAGGCCACGGGCGGCCGGGGCATCCTCCTCGTCGAGGCCCTCTCGGCGACCTGGGGCACCCTGCCGGTCAGCGGCGGCAAGCAGGTGTGGGCGGAGCTGGTGCTGGGCCGCTGA
- a CDS encoding glucose-1-phosphate thymidylyltransferase: protein MKALVLSGGAGTRLRPITHTSAKQLVPVANKAVLFYGLESIAEAGITDVGMIVGDTAAEIEEAVGDGSKFGLKVTYIPQERPLGLAHAVLIARDYLADDDFVMYLGDNFIVGGITGLVDEFRRHRPDAQILLTRVADPRAFGVAELDPSGQVIGLEEKPDQPKSDLALVGVYMFTPLIHEAVRAIEPSWRGELEITHAIQHLIDSRADVRSTVIKGYWKDTGNVGDMLEVNRTVLEGMERRIDGDVDDASQTIGRVVVEEGARIVNSRIVGPAVIGSGTLVSNSYVGPFTSVAENCRITDSELEFSIVLRDSSIHGVGRIESSLIGRHVEVTPAPSVPSAHRLVLGDHSKVQITS from the coding sequence ATGAAGGCTCTCGTGCTGTCCGGCGGTGCAGGAACACGGCTGAGGCCGATCACCCACACGTCGGCCAAGCAACTGGTGCCCGTGGCCAACAAGGCCGTGCTCTTCTACGGGTTGGAGTCGATCGCCGAGGCCGGCATCACCGACGTGGGGATGATCGTCGGGGACACGGCCGCGGAGATCGAGGAAGCGGTGGGTGACGGGTCGAAGTTCGGCCTCAAGGTCACCTACATCCCCCAGGAGCGGCCTTTGGGGCTGGCCCACGCGGTACTGATCGCCCGTGACTACCTCGCCGACGACGACTTCGTGATGTACCTCGGCGACAACTTCATCGTCGGCGGCATCACCGGCCTCGTCGACGAGTTCCGCAGACACCGGCCCGACGCCCAGATCCTGCTCACGCGCGTGGCCGACCCGCGCGCCTTCGGCGTCGCCGAACTCGACCCGTCCGGCCAGGTGATCGGCCTGGAGGAGAAACCCGACCAGCCGAAGAGCGACCTCGCGCTGGTCGGCGTCTACATGTTCACGCCCCTCATCCACGAGGCGGTCCGCGCCATCGAGCCCTCCTGGCGCGGCGAACTCGAGATCACCCACGCCATCCAGCACCTGATCGACTCCCGCGCCGACGTGCGCTCCACGGTCATCAAGGGCTACTGGAAGGACACCGGCAACGTCGGCGACATGCTCGAGGTGAACCGCACGGTCCTCGAAGGCATGGAGCGCCGCATCGACGGCGACGTGGACGACGCCTCGCAGACCATCGGGCGGGTGGTCGTGGAAGAGGGCGCGCGGATCGTCAACTCCCGTATCGTCGGGCCCGCCGTCATAGGCTCGGGCACGCTCGTCAGCAACTCCTACGTCGGTCCCTTCACCTCCGTCGCGGAGAACTGCCGGATCACCGACAGCGAACTCGAGTTCTCCATCGTGCTGCGGGACTCCTCGATCCACGGCGTCGGCCGGATCGAGTCCTCGCTGATCGGCCGGCACGTCGAGGTGACGCCGGCCCCCAGCGTCCCCAGCGCCCACCGCCTCGTCCTCGGAGATCACAGCAAGGTGCAGATCACTTCATGA
- a CDS encoding class I SAM-dependent methyltransferase, with amino-acid sequence MKRHEFLRELHKVSANRNYLEIGVNDGRSLRLSRVPSIAIDPAFKVVSELKCDVHLVKATSDDFFARDNPLQHLKGGRHPLRNLRRGRSPFGYWRRTTLDLSFIDGMHLFEFALRDFMNVEKHSDWSSVIVFDDMLPRSVDEAARDRHTNAWTGDVYKIIEVLARYRPDLVTVQVDTAPTGQLVVFGADPNNRVLHDKYDEIMAEYKVPDPQKVPEAILERAGAVRPEALLEAGFWRALVQARNRGLPRSVGWEPLRKALQQVGVSR; translated from the coding sequence GTGAAACGCCATGAGTTCCTCCGGGAACTGCACAAGGTCAGCGCCAATCGCAACTACCTGGAGATCGGCGTCAACGACGGCCGCAGTCTGCGTCTGTCCCGCGTCCCCAGCATCGCGATCGACCCCGCCTTCAAGGTGGTCTCGGAGCTGAAGTGCGACGTCCACCTGGTGAAGGCCACCAGTGACGACTTCTTCGCCCGCGACAACCCCCTGCAGCACCTGAAGGGCGGCCGCCACCCGCTGCGCAACCTGCGCCGCGGCCGCAGCCCCTTCGGCTACTGGCGCCGCACCACGCTCGACCTCTCCTTCATCGACGGTATGCACCTGTTCGAGTTCGCCCTGCGCGACTTCATGAACGTCGAGAAGCACTCCGACTGGTCGAGCGTGATCGTCTTCGACGACATGCTGCCGCGCAGCGTCGACGAGGCGGCCCGGGACCGGCACACCAACGCGTGGACCGGCGACGTCTACAAGATCATCGAGGTTCTGGCGCGCTACCGCCCCGACCTCGTCACGGTGCAGGTGGACACCGCCCCCACCGGCCAGCTGGTCGTCTTCGGCGCCGACCCGAACAACCGGGTCCTGCACGACAAGTACGACGAGATCATGGCCGAGTACAAGGTGCCCGACCCGCAGAAGGTCCCCGAGGCCATCCTGGAACGGGCCGGTGCCGTGCGCCCCGAGGCGCTGCTGGAGGCGGGCTTCTGGCGCGCCCTCGTCCAGGCCCGCAACCGGGGCCTGCCCCGCTCCGTGGGCTGGGAGCCCCTGCGCAAGGCCCTGCAGCAGGTCGGCGTCAGCCGCTGA
- a CDS encoding CBS domain-containing protein: protein MAQHVRDIMTGDPVTVEPQTSVAEVARIMRDEDLGVVLVTDGDDLRGVVTDRDLVVRSISKGGDPERTTVAGACSDELVTVGPDEDLIHAVQLMREHSVRRIPVVDHGRPVGIVSLGDLAMERDPESALGDISAARPNA, encoded by the coding sequence ATGGCTCAGCATGTCCGCGACATCATGACCGGAGACCCGGTCACCGTCGAGCCGCAGACCTCCGTCGCCGAGGTGGCGCGCATCATGCGCGACGAGGACCTCGGAGTCGTCCTGGTGACGGACGGCGACGATCTGCGCGGTGTGGTCACCGACCGCGACCTGGTGGTCCGGTCGATCAGCAAGGGTGGCGACCCGGAGCGGACCACCGTGGCCGGCGCGTGCAGTGACGAGCTGGTCACCGTCGGCCCCGACGAGGACCTGATCCACGCGGTGCAGCTGATGCGCGAGCACTCCGTGCGCCGGATCCCGGTCGTCGACCACGGGCGCCCCGTGGGCATCGTCTCCCTGGGCGACCTGGCCATGGAACGCGACCCGGAGTCGGCGCTGGGCGACATCAGCGCCGCACGCCCCAACGCCTGA